GCGATCCCGTTCCGACGGTCGAGCCCGGGGGGAGCTCGCCGAGGGTCAGCTCGTCCCTGGCGCACAGCGCGTCGCGCGGGTCCTCGCGCTGAGGAACCGCGGCCAGCACGAGCCGGGGGTCCGGCGCGGTCGGCAGGTCCTTGTAGGAGTGCACGGCCACGTCGATCTCGTTCGCCGCGAGCGCGTCGCGCAGGGCCGAGGTGAAGACCCCGATCCCGATCTCGGCGATCGGAGCGCTCGACCGGTCCCCCGGGGTGCTCACGACGACCGTCTCGATCTCTGCGCCCGCGCGCTCCAGCGCCGCGGCGATCAGGCCGGTCTGCGCCAGAGCGAGCGCACTGCCGCGCGTCCCGATCCGCAGTCTCGGCTTCACCGGATATCACCGTCCTGTTCGGACTGTCCGAATTGGACACTGTGGATAAAGGGGTCCATGGCGCCGACCGCGGCGGCCGCCTGCGGGTCGAGCGCGAACAGCTCGCGCAGCGCGTCCGCGTAGTCGGCGCCGCCCGGCGCGGAGGCCAGCTGCTTCACCCGCACGGTCGGGGTGTGCAGCAGCTTGTCGACCACCCGGCGCACGGTCTGCGACAGCTCGTCGCGCACCTCGGGCGCCAGTTCCGGCAGCCGCGAGGACAGCCGCAGCAGCTCGGCGTCGACCACCTCGGCGGCCCGCCTGCGCAGCGCGGTCACGGTCGGGGTCACCGCCGCGGAGCGCTGCGCGGCCAGGTAGGCGCGCACCTCCTCCGCGACGAGTTCGGTGGCGAGCCGGGTGTCCGCGCCCGCCTCCGCGTCGCTGAGCCGGACCTGCAGGCTCTCCAGGTCCACCACGCGCACACCGGGCACCTCGGCGGCGGCCGGGTCGATGTCGCGGGGCAGGCCGAGGTCGCAGAGCACGATGTCGCGGCTGGCGCCCGCCAGCATGCCCGCGTCGATGACCACCTCGGTGGCGCCGGTGCAGGCGAACACCACGTCCGCCGTCGCCAGCTCGACATCCAGCTCGGTGAGGCCGGTGGCGCGCGCGGGCACGCCCTCGGCGGCGATGTTGTCGGCCAGC
The window above is part of the Allokutzneria albata genome. Proteins encoded here:
- a CDS encoding glutamyl-tRNA reductase, with translation MTLLAVGLSHRTAPVRVLERAAVSGDEAGKLLDELLRCPNVSEAVLLATCNRVEVYAVVEAFHGGLADVSGVLARQAGTDVGQLSAHLYVHYAARAVEHLFRVASGLDSMVVGEAQILGQLRSAYGEADRAGTVGKVLHELVQQALRVGKRVHSETGIDHAGASLVTEALADAAAVLGTLSGRRALIVGSGAMGGLAAAHLRRAGVAEIVVANRTPANGQRLADNIAAEGVPARATGLTELDVELATADVVFACTGATEVVIDAGMLAGASRDIVLCDLGLPRDIDPAAAEVPGVRVVDLESLQVRLSDAEAGADTRLATELVAEEVRAYLAAQRSAAVTPTVTALRRRAAEVVDAELLRLSSRLPELAPEVRDELSQTVRRVVDKLLHTPTVRVKQLASAPGGADYADALRELFALDPQAAAAVGAMDPFIHSVQFGQSEQDGDIR